Proteins from a single region of Choloepus didactylus isolate mChoDid1 chromosome 10, mChoDid1.pri, whole genome shotgun sequence:
- the BARX1 gene encoding homeobox protein BarH-like 1 has protein sequence MQRPGEPGAARYGPAEGCADHRPHRYRSFMIEEILTEPPGPKGAAPAAAAAAAAGELLKFGVQALLAARPFHSHLAVLKAEQAAVFKFPLAPLGCSGLGSALLAAGPGLPGAAGASHLPLELQLRGKLEAPGPGEPGTKAKKGRRSRTVFTELQLMGLEKRFEKQKYLSTPDRIDLAESLGLSQLQVKTWYQNRRMKWKKIVLQGGGLESPTKPKGRPKKNSIPTSEQLTEQERAKEAEKPVEASGEPTDRSRED, from the exons ATGCAGAGGCCGGGGGAGCCGGGCGCCGCGCGCTATGGCCCAGCCGAGGGCTGCGCGGATCACCGGCCGCACCGTTATCGCAGCTTCATGATCGAGGAGATCCTCACTGAACCGCCGGGGCCCAAGGGCGccgcgcccgccgccgccgccgccgccgccgcgggcgAGCTGCTAAAGTTCGGCGTGCAGGCGCTGCTGGCGGCGCGGCCCTTCCACAGCCACCTGG CGGTGCTGAAGGCCGAGCAAGCTGCCGTGTTCAAGTTCCCGCTAGCGCCGCTCGGCTGTTCCGGGCTGGGGTCGGCGCTGCTGGCCGCGGGGCCTGGGCTGCCGGGCGCGGCGGGCGCGTCGCACCTGCCGCTGGAGCTGCAGCTCCGCGGGAAGCTGGAGGCGCCGGGCCCGGGGGAACCCGGCACCAAGGCCAAGAAGGGGCGCCGGAGCCGCACCGTATTTACCGAATTGCAGCTGATGGGCCTGGAGAAACGCTTTGAAAAGCAGAAATACCTCTCCACGCCGGACAG AATAGATCTTGCGGAGTCCCTGGGCCTGAGCCAGTTGCAGGTGAAGACGTGGTATCAGAATCGGAGAATGAAGTGGAAGAAAATA GTGCTGCAGGGCGGCGGCCTGGAGTCCCCCACCAAGCCCAAGGGGCGGCCCAAGAAGAACTCCATTCCCACCAGCGAGCAGCTTACAGAGCAGGAACGCGCCAAGGAAGCGGAGAAGCCTGTGGAAGCGTCGGGGGAGCCCACCGACCGGAGCCGGGAGGACTGA